In a genomic window of Drosophila takahashii strain IR98-3 E-12201 chromosome 3L, DtakHiC1v2, whole genome shotgun sequence:
- the LOC108070248 gene encoding probable serine hydrolase, with protein MGTLSLSNFKEVKVPAPWGHISGRWYGNRTERPILAIHGFLDNLGTFDCLIPLLPDYIGVLCIDLPGHGRSSRLPPGMLYAVDVHMLVIPRVMKAYGWSKVSLMGHSLGGMISFLYTALAPHSVDMVISLDIVLPLNRVPKKAVGLVGQRLEKNLVEEDRQEPEPPSYTLSQLTKDVAKGSINSVTPEFAKHLLHRQVLQSQLYPDRFYFSRDERVKYTNIMQFESGLAEEMTKRIRRKPYLIIKGSSSPFVGKHCEKPIQILRQNNPHFEFYEVEGGTHHVHIHAAEECARYIVPFIRHHRPPVLTSGGLDGKEQQLKAEEERGRQERFFQRTKNSKL; from the exons ATGGGAACTTTGTCTTTGAGCAAT TTCAAGGAGGTGAAAGTCCCAGCACCATGGGGTCACATCTCTGGACGTTGGTATGGAAATCGAACGGAGCGACCGATCTTGGCCATCCACGGATTTTTGGACAATCTGGGAACCTTCGATTGTTTGATTCCCCTGCTTCCCGATTATATAGGAGTGCTTTGTATTGATCTGCCTGGACATGGAAGATCCTCCCGTCTTCCACCGGGAATGCTCTATGCGGTCGACGTTCATATGCTGGTCATTCCCCGAGTGATGAAGGCGTACGGCTGGTCGAAGGTTTCGCTAATGGGTCACTCCTTGGGTGGCATGATAAGCTTCCTTTACACCGCTCTGGCTCCTCATTCAGTAGATATGGTCATCTCCTTGGACATTGTGTTACCTTTGAATCGAGTTCCGAAAAAGGCAGTGGGCCTGGTGGGCCAGAGATTGGAGAAGAATTTGGTGGAGGAGGATCGTCAGGAACCCGAGCCGCCTTCCTACACGCTCTCTCAGTTGACTAAAGACGTCGCCAAAGGAAGCATTAATTCTGTTACCCCTGAATTCGCTAAACACCTGCTCCACCGGCAGGTGTTGCAGTCGCAACTTTATCCAGATAGATTCTATTTCTCAAGGGATGAACGAGTGAAGTACACCAACATAATGCAATTTGAATCTGGACTCGCCGAGGAAATGACCAAACGTATACGAAGAAAGCCATATTTGATCATCAAAGGATCTTCGTCTCCATTCGTGGGAAAACACTGCGAAAAGCCAATTCAAATCTTACGCCAAAATAATCcacattttgagttttacgAGGTGGAGGGTGGTACACATCACGTTCATATCCATGCCGCTGAGGAGTGTGCCCGTTATATAGTGCCCTTTATAAGGCATCATCGACCTCCTGTATTAACTTCTGGGGGTTTAGATGGAAAGGAGCAGCAACTGAAGGCCGAGGAAGAACGAGGGCGACAAGAAAGATTTTTCCAAAGaaccaaaaacagcaaactGTAA
- the LOC108070249 gene encoding probable serine hydrolase has translation MGTLSLSDFKEVRIPAPWGHISGRWYGNRTERPILAIHGWLDNLGTFDRLIPLLPDYIGVLCIDLPGHGRSSRLPPGMHYGVDDYVLIIPRVMKEYGWSKVSLMGHSLGGIISFMYTSLAPHTVDMVISLDILLPSNMVPQKAVGFVAQRMEKHLVEEDRQEKGNFHEPPSYTLSQLTKVLAKGSLNSVTPEFAKHLLHRQVSKSQLYPDRFYFSRDGRVKFYHLTQMEAGLAEEMTKRIRRKPYLVIKGSLSPFVGKHCEKPIEILRQNNPHFEFYEVEGGTHHVHLHAAEECARYVVPFIRHHRPPALTSWSLNGKEQQLSAEEKRRQREKFFEISKNKRSKL, from the exons ATGGGAACTTTGTCTTTAAGCGAT TTCAAAGAAGTGAGAATCCCAGCACCTTGGGGTCACATTTCTGGACGTTGGTATGGAAATCGAACGGAGCGACCGATCTTGGCCATCCACGGATGGTTGGACAACCTGGGAACCTTTGATCGGCTGATTCCCCTACTTCCCGATTATATAGGAGTGCTCTGCATCGATCTTCCCGGACATGGAAGATCCTCTCGCCTTCCGCCGGGAATGCACTACGGCGTCGATGATTATGTGCTGATTATTCCCCGTGTGATGAAGGAGTACGGCTGGTCGAAGGTTTCCCTAATGGGTCACTCACTAGGTGGCATCATAAGCTTCATGTACACCTCTCTGGCTCCACATACAGTGGATATGGTCATCTCCTTGGACATTTTACTTCCCTCGAATATGGTTCCCCAGAAGGCAGTTGGGTTTGTGGCCCAGAGAATGGAGAAGCATTTGGTGGAAGAGGATCGTCAGGAGAAGGGTAATTTCCATGAGCCTCCATCCTACACGCTCTCTCAGTTGACCAAAGTTCTGGCCAAGGGAAGCTTAAATTCTGTAACCCCTGAATTCGCTAAGCACCTGCTCCACCGGCAGGTGTCAAAGTCGCAACTATACCCAGATAGATTCTATTTCTCAAGGGATGGTCGAGTGAAGTTCTATCACCTCACACAAATGGAAGCTGGACTCGCCGAGGAAATGACAAAACGGATACGAAGAAAGCCCTACTTGGTCATTAAGGGATCATTGTCTCCATTCGTGGGAAAGCATTGCGAAAAGCCCATTGAAATCTTACGCCAAAATAACCCCCATTTCGAGTTCTATGAGGTTGAGGGTGGTACTCATCACGTTCATCTTCATGCCGCCGAGGAGTGCGCCCGTTATGTAGTGCCCTTTATAAGGCATCATCGACCTCCTGCTCTGACTTCTTGGTCTTTAAATGGAAAGGAGCAGCAACTGAGTGCCGAGGAAAAGCGACGACAACGAGAAAAATTCTTCGAAATAAGCAAAAACAAACGCAGCAAGCTGTAA